Proteins encoded in a region of the Gemmatimonadaceae bacterium genome:
- a CDS encoding FadR/GntR family transcriptional regulator — translation MRDAFAPVLKQSLSDKLAQRIRAMIQKGDYGQGDRLPPIMEMAKRFSVGHPTIREALKKLETMGIVEIRHGSGVYVSRSEEVLVLASPDYPGTVTKKLLLDLIDTRMPLEMKSVSEAVKNATLEDLVEMRRLLKQAGDNFDDDVVLNETNMGFHRQIAIASGNTVLLQLLDVLRDLFTEEQRLILGIFGSRERDHREHLAILEALENRDEPLGVERMRKHLQGVADSIHRWDPDNHPVS, via the coding sequence ATGAGAGACGCATTCGCGCCGGTTCTGAAGCAGAGCTTGTCCGACAAGCTCGCGCAGCGGATCCGCGCCATGATACAAAAGGGCGATTACGGCCAGGGCGACCGCCTGCCGCCGATCATGGAAATGGCCAAGCGATTCAGCGTCGGCCACCCGACGATCCGCGAAGCGCTCAAAAAGCTCGAGACGATGGGCATCGTCGAGATTCGCCATGGCTCGGGCGTCTACGTGAGCCGCAGCGAGGAGGTTCTCGTCCTGGCGAGCCCGGACTACCCCGGCACGGTCACCAAGAAGCTGCTGCTCGATCTCATCGACACGCGCATGCCCCTCGAGATGAAATCCGTCTCCGAGGCCGTGAAGAACGCGACGCTCGAGGATTTGGTCGAGATGCGCCGGCTGCTCAAGCAGGCCGGCGACAACTTCGACGACGACGTCGTGCTGAACGAGACGAACATGGGGTTCCACCGTCAGATCGCGATCGCGTCCGGCAACACGGTGCTGCTCCAGCTGCTCGACGTGCTGCGCGATCTCTTCACCGAGGAGCAGCGCTTGATCCTCGGCATTTTCGGTTCGCGGGAGCGCGACCACCGTGAGCATCTCGCCATCCTCGAGGCGCTGGAAAACCGGGATGAACCGCTCGGCGTCGAGCGCATGCGGAAGCATCTTCAGGGTGTCGCCGACTCCATCCATCGGTGGGATCCGGACAACCATCCGGTTTCGTGA
- a CDS encoding endo-1,4-beta-xylanase codes for MKLALAFSSLAVCGCTHGGMNTGGGAPSSLKDAFAGSFHVGAAVNENQFTGRDTVGATLIVRQFNTITPENVLKWEHVHPGLGVYDFAAADRYVDFGTRHGMFIVGHTLVWHSQVPRWVFQDGAGNPVSRDTLLARMRDHIFTVVGRYKGRIKGWDVVNEALNDDGSLRRSPWYTIIGEDYLVKAFQFAHEADPSAQLYYNDYSLDNAPKRNGAVALVKRLQAAGVPVYAVGSQSHDKMDWPSVAQVDSTIRALSATGVKVNITELDVDILPPATQNRGADVATRGQASAAANPYAAGLPDSVQRALAARYADLFRVFASHRNVIDRVTFWGVGDGDSWLNNWPVPGRTSYPLLFDRADRPKPAFDAVMSVAARATAR; via the coding sequence GTGAAACTCGCGCTCGCCTTCTCGTCGCTGGCAGTCTGCGGCTGCACGCACGGCGGAATGAACACCGGCGGCGGCGCGCCGTCGTCGCTCAAGGACGCATTCGCCGGATCGTTCCACGTCGGCGCGGCGGTGAACGAAAACCAGTTCACGGGGCGCGACACGGTCGGCGCGACGCTCATCGTCCGTCAGTTCAACACCATCACACCGGAGAACGTGCTGAAGTGGGAGCACGTGCATCCGGGCCTCGGTGTGTACGACTTCGCCGCCGCCGACCGCTACGTCGACTTCGGGACGCGCCACGGCATGTTCATCGTCGGACACACGCTCGTGTGGCACAGCCAGGTGCCCCGCTGGGTGTTCCAGGACGGCGCCGGGAATCCGGTGAGCCGCGACACCCTGCTCGCCCGGATGCGCGACCACATCTTCACGGTGGTCGGCCGGTACAAGGGACGCATCAAGGGTTGGGACGTGGTGAACGAAGCGCTGAACGATGACGGGTCGCTTCGCCGTTCTCCGTGGTATACGATCATCGGCGAGGATTATCTGGTGAAGGCGTTCCAGTTCGCGCACGAAGCCGATCCGAGCGCGCAGCTCTACTACAACGACTATTCGCTCGACAACGCGCCGAAACGAAACGGCGCCGTCGCGCTGGTGAAGCGGTTGCAAGCGGCCGGCGTTCCCGTGTACGCCGTCGGCTCACAGAGCCACGACAAGATGGACTGGCCGAGCGTCGCGCAGGTCGATTCGACCATCCGTGCGCTGAGCGCCACCGGAGTGAAGGTCAACATCACCGAGCTCGACGTCGACATTCTTCCGCCGGCCACGCAGAACCGCGGGGCCGACGTCGCGACTCGAGGCCAGGCGTCGGCGGCCGCGAATCCGTATGCCGCCGGACTCCCCGACTCGGTGCAGCGCGCCCTCGCCGCGCGGTACGCCGACCTGTTTCGCGTTTTCGCATCCCATCGGAACGTCATCGACCGCGTTACCTTCTGGGGCGTCGGTGATGGCGACTCATGGCTGAACAACTGGCCCGTCCCCGGGCGGACCAGTTATCCGCTGTTGTTCGACCGAGCCGATCGCCCGAAACCGGCGTTCGACGCGGTGATGTCGGTGGCCGCCCGCGCCACAGCGCGGTAG